A region of Lycium barbarum isolate Lr01 chromosome 3, ASM1917538v2, whole genome shotgun sequence DNA encodes the following proteins:
- the LOC132632601 gene encoding E3 ubiquitin-protein ligase ATL31-like — translation MISLKAQNGFFSFSIKLIIFLVLSCQTTQNASAQSSNEPGTENRFQYPSVSPALAIIIVVLIAALFFIAFFSIYIRNRNATTGSIRRTLSMRRRTAAATRGLENSIIETFPTFTYAEVKDHHIGKGALECAVCLNEFEDDEMLRLIPKCDHVFHPECIDAWLKSHVTCPVCRADLTPQPDEPAPVQAPEVNHEGQEQESTQNLPQNNEVSIQIEQEESSVRPEVKRNLSFTGSNRPPRSFSVKRPKVFNKFRSHSTGHSLVVPGENLDRYTLRLPENVRKEVMNRALLNRTKSCAVTLPRHGSSTRGRSFRRVDRFDQEAKSDRWVFKIAPPFFTRGSSMKSPKVRADNEEGSTSHSVKMGVRMPSFKCLEPKGDEPGLLANDSARSPV, via the coding sequence ATGATTAGCTTAAAAGCTCAAAATGGgttcttttctttttccattAAACTCATCATCTTCTTGGTATTATCATGTCAGACCACTCAAAATGCGTCAGCACAGTCATCAAATGAACCTGGAACCGAAAATCGGTTCCAATACCCAAGTGTCAGTCCAGCATTGGCTATTATCATAGTTGTTCTTATAGCTGCCCTCTTTTTCATTGCTTTCTTCTCAATTTACATACGCAACCGTAACGCCACCACAGGTAGCATCCGTCGAACGTTGTCGATGCGACGTCGTACAGCTGCTGCAACACGTGGACTCGAAAACTCCATTATCGAGACTTTTCCCACATTTACTTACGCTGAAGTAAAGGATCATCATATTGGGAAAGGAGCTTTGGAGTGTGCAGTATGTTTGAACGAGTTTGAAGATGATGAAATGTTGCGTTTGATCCCAAAGTGTGATCATGTCTTCCACCCTGAATGTATTGATGCTTGGTTAAAGTCTCATGTGACTTGTCCTGTTTGTCGTGCTGATCTTACTCCTCAACCTGATGAACCTGCACCGGTTCAAGCTCCCGAGGTGAACCATGAAGGTCAAGAACAGGAAAGTACACAAAATTTACCGCAAAATAACGAAGTTTCAATACAAATAGAGCAAGAAGAGAGCTCAGTTAGACCGGAAGTTAAACGAAATTTGAGTTTCACCGGTTCAAACCGGCCACCAAGATCATTTTCCGTAAAGAGACCCAAGGTGTTTAACAAATTCAGGTCACATTCGACCGGTCATTCATTAGTAGTACCAGGTGAGAATTTAGACCGGTACACTCTTAGATTGCCTGAGAATGTGAGGAAAGAGGTAATGAACCGGGCTTTACTAAACCGGACAAAGAGTTGTGCTGTTACGTTACCAAGACATGGTAGTTCTACAAGAGGGAGATCATTTAGACGAGTTGACCGGTTCGATCAAGAAGCAAAGTCAGACCGGTGGGTTTTCAAGATTGCACCACCATTCTTTACAAGGGGTTCATCAATGAAATCACCAAAGGTAAGAGCTGATAATGAAGAGGGGTCTACATCACACAGTGTGAAAATGGGAGTAAGAATGCCGTCTTTCAAATGCTTGGAACCGAAAGGTGATGAACCCGGTTTGTTAGCAAATGACTCGGCTCGATCTCCGGTTTAA